One genomic window of Pseudoxanthomonas sp. includes the following:
- a CDS encoding class I SAM-dependent methyltransferase, whose translation MEVRENLATRLAESGRLPDALLRMGIRRMCAQRLKDQRKGGTDAVFARQQAWLDGLREDAIAVEPQGASRQQHELPQEFFRLCLGKNLKYSSCFWDDTTTDLSQAEEKMLRLYCERAELVNANHILELGCSWGSLTLWMAERYPRATITAVSNSRLQKEFIEARCRERAIFNVEVITANINALQLPEAVFDRVVSIEMFEHMRNYQELLSRVAGWLKPGGKLFVHLFCHRELLYLFEAEGDDPWMGRHFFTGGLMPAADTLLKFQEQLTIEERWLLPGTHYQKTANAWLENQDANHDQVMGLMRQAYGVADAGRWYQRWRMFWMACAELFGYANGNEWMVAHYRFKR comes from the coding sequence ATGGAAGTCCGCGAGAACCTCGCTACGCGCCTGGCCGAGTCCGGCCGCCTGCCCGATGCCCTGCTGCGCATGGGCATCCGCCGCATGTGCGCCCAGCGCCTGAAGGACCAACGCAAGGGTGGCACCGATGCGGTGTTCGCGCGCCAACAGGCCTGGCTGGATGGCCTGCGCGAAGACGCCATCGCCGTGGAACCCCAGGGCGCCAGCCGCCAGCAGCACGAGCTGCCGCAGGAGTTCTTCCGCCTGTGCCTGGGCAAGAACCTCAAGTACAGCAGCTGCTTCTGGGACGACACCACCACCGACCTGAGCCAGGCCGAAGAGAAGATGCTGCGCCTGTACTGCGAACGCGCCGAACTGGTTAACGCCAACCACATCCTGGAACTGGGCTGCAGCTGGGGCTCACTGACACTGTGGATGGCCGAGCGCTATCCGCGGGCGACGATCACCGCGGTGTCCAACTCGCGCCTGCAGAAGGAATTCATCGAAGCCCGCTGCCGCGAACGCGCGATCTTCAACGTCGAGGTCATCACCGCCAACATCAATGCGCTGCAGCTGCCGGAGGCGGTCTTCGACCGCGTGGTCTCGATCGAGATGTTCGAACACATGCGCAACTACCAGGAGCTGCTGTCGCGCGTGGCCGGCTGGCTCAAGCCCGGCGGCAAGCTGTTCGTGCATCTGTTCTGCCATCGCGAGCTGCTGTACCTGTTCGAGGCCGAAGGCGATGACCCCTGGATGGGCCGGCACTTCTTCACCGGCGGGTTGATGCCGGCGGCCGATACGCTACTCAAGTTCCAGGAACAGCTGACCATCGAAGAGCGCTGGCTGCTGCCGGGGACGCATTACCAGAAGACCGCCAACGCCTGGCTGGAAAACCAGGACGCCAACCACGACCAGGTCATGGGCCTGATGCGCCAGGCTTACGGCGTGGCTGATGCCGGCCGCTGGTATCAGCGCTGGCGCATGTTCTGGATGGCCTGCGCGGAATTGTTCGGCTATGCCAATGGCAACGAATGGATGGTGGCGCACTACCGCTTCAAACGCTGA
- the crcB gene encoding fluoride efflux transporter CrcB yields the protein MNPAIWWQQLALVMTGGALGAGLRFWIGGQMLRQFGSGLPYGTIAVNFLGSLVGGFLVVWLEDRGQPALYLRAFLIVGILGGLTTFSSLMMESLIFVRTGRGMAMLANLGISLAGGLLLVFAGAWLASQLRPSA from the coding sequence ATGAACCCTGCGATCTGGTGGCAGCAGCTGGCGCTGGTCATGACCGGCGGCGCGCTCGGCGCCGGCCTGCGCTTCTGGATCGGCGGGCAGATGCTGCGCCAGTTCGGCAGTGGGCTTCCTTACGGCACCATCGCGGTGAACTTCCTTGGCTCGCTGGTGGGTGGCTTCCTGGTGGTATGGCTGGAAGATCGCGGCCAGCCGGCGCTGTACCTGCGCGCGTTCCTGATCGTGGGCATCCTGGGCGGCCTGACCACGTTTTCGTCGCTGATGATGGAAAGCCTGATCTTCGTGCGCACGGGCCGCGGAATGGCCATGCTCGCCAACTTGGGCATCAGTCTGGCGGGCGGTTTGTTGCTGGTGTTTGCCGGTGCCTGGCTTGCGAGCCAGCTGCGGCCTTCGGCCTGA
- a CDS encoding histidine phosphatase family protein: MSIAPLQIFLVRHGETEWSLSGRHTGRTDIPLTARGQQMARELAPALAGVSFSTVLSSPRRRAQDTCALAGLSALASVDPDLAEWDYGEDEGRRSAEILADRPGWEIWHDGCPGGETPLAVAARADHLVERLRGLTGNVALFTHGHFGRVLTARWLGQPIELGRHLVLDPATISLLGVDVRHEGAPVILRWNAGP, translated from the coding sequence ATGTCCATCGCGCCACTGCAGATCTTCCTCGTCCGTCATGGCGAGACCGAATGGTCGTTGTCCGGTCGTCATACCGGGCGTACCGATATCCCGCTGACCGCGCGTGGCCAGCAGATGGCGCGCGAACTGGCACCGGCGCTGGCTGGCGTCTCCTTCTCCACCGTGCTGAGCAGCCCGCGGCGCCGGGCCCAGGACACCTGCGCGCTGGCCGGCCTGAGCGCGCTGGCCAGCGTGGATCCGGACCTGGCCGAATGGGACTACGGCGAGGATGAAGGCCGGCGCTCGGCTGAAATCCTGGCCGACCGGCCCGGTTGGGAGATCTGGCACGACGGCTGTCCTGGCGGCGAAACGCCACTGGCGGTCGCGGCCCGCGCCGATCACCTGGTTGAACGCCTGCGCGGCCTGACGGGCAACGTGGCGCTGTTCACGCATGGACATTTCGGACGCGTGCTGACGGCGCGATGGCTCGGCCAGCCCATCGAACTGGGCCGGCACCTGGTGCTTGATCCGGCAACGATCAGCTTGCTCGGCGTCGATGTCCGGCACGAAGGCGCGCCGGTGATCCTGCGCTGGAACGCCGGCCCCTGA
- the acnD gene encoding Fe/S-dependent 2-methylisocitrate dehydratase AcnD, whose product MNTAHRKPLPGTQLDYFDTRAAVDALQPGAYDTLPYTSRVHAENLVRRCDPALLDAALMQLIERRRDLDFPWFPARVVCHDILGQTALVDLAGLRDAIAEQGGDPAQVNPVVPTQLIVDHSLAVEYAGFDKQAFAKNRAVEDRRNEDRFHFIDWTKRAFKNVDVIPPGNGIMHQINLERMSPVVHAIDGVAYPDTLVGTDSHTPHVDALGVIAIGVGGLEAESVMLGRASWMRLPDIIGVELSGRPQPDITATDVVLALTEFLRKEKVVGAYLEFFGEGADALTIGDRATISNMTPEFGATAAMFYIDQQTIDYLRLTGREDAQVKLVETYARTTGLWADALKTAQYERVLRFDLSGVVRNMAGPSNPHKRVATAELAARGIADETKLEAGKAEQAQGLMPDGAVIIAAITSCTNTSNPRNVIAAGLIARNANARGLTRKPWVKTSLAPGSKAVQLYLEEARLLPELEHLGFGIVAFACTTCNGMSGALDPKIQQEVIDRDLYATAVLSGNRNFDGRIHPYAKQAFLASPPLVVAYAIAGTVRFDIEKDVLGLDHDGKPVTLKDIWPSDAEIDAIVAASVKPEHFRQVYDPMFARTAQTGAKIDPLYAWRPQSTYIRRPPYWEGALAGERTLRGMRPLAVLGDNITTDHLSPSNAILGSSAAGEYLAKMGLPEEDFNSYATHRGDHLTAQRATFANPKLINEMAVVDGQVKPGSLTRIEPDGQVTRMWEAIETYMERKQPLIIIAGADYGQGSSRDWAAKGVRLAGVEAIVAEGFERIHRTNLVGMGVLPLEFKPGTDRKTLGIDGTETFDVIGTPTPRADLQLVIHRKDGARQEVSVTCRLDTAEEVAIYDAGGVLQRFAQDFLASAKAA is encoded by the coding sequence ATGAACACCGCCCACCGCAAGCCCTTGCCTGGCACCCAGCTGGACTATTTCGATACGCGCGCGGCGGTCGATGCGCTGCAACCCGGCGCCTACGACACGCTGCCCTACACCAGCCGCGTGCATGCCGAAAACCTGGTCCGGCGCTGCGACCCGGCGCTGCTGGATGCGGCGCTGATGCAGCTGATCGAACGTCGGCGCGACCTGGATTTCCCGTGGTTCCCGGCGCGCGTGGTCTGCCACGACATCCTGGGCCAGACCGCGCTGGTGGACCTGGCCGGGCTGCGCGATGCGATTGCGGAGCAGGGCGGCGACCCGGCCCAGGTCAATCCGGTGGTGCCGACCCAGCTGATCGTCGATCACTCGCTGGCGGTGGAATACGCCGGCTTCGACAAGCAGGCGTTCGCCAAGAACCGTGCGGTGGAAGACCGCCGCAACGAAGACCGGTTTCATTTCATCGACTGGACCAAGCGCGCGTTCAAGAACGTGGACGTGATTCCACCGGGCAACGGGATCATGCATCAGATCAACCTGGAGCGGATGTCGCCAGTGGTCCACGCCATCGACGGCGTGGCGTATCCGGATACGCTGGTCGGCACCGATAGCCACACCCCGCACGTGGACGCGCTCGGCGTGATTGCCATTGGCGTAGGCGGATTGGAAGCGGAAAGCGTGATGCTGGGCCGCGCCTCGTGGATGCGGCTGCCGGACATCATCGGTGTCGAACTCAGCGGCCGGCCGCAGCCGGACATCACCGCCACCGACGTGGTGCTGGCGCTGACCGAATTCCTGCGCAAGGAAAAGGTCGTCGGCGCTTACCTGGAATTTTTCGGCGAAGGCGCCGACGCGCTGACCATTGGCGACCGCGCCACGATTTCCAACATGACGCCCGAATTCGGTGCGACCGCGGCGATGTTCTACATCGACCAGCAGACCATCGACTACCTGCGCCTGACCGGTCGCGAGGATGCGCAGGTCAAACTGGTCGAAACCTATGCCAGGACCACCGGGCTGTGGGCCGATGCACTGAAGACCGCGCAATACGAGCGCGTGCTGCGCTTCGACCTGTCCGGCGTGGTGCGCAACATGGCTGGCCCGTCCAACCCGCACAAGCGCGTGGCCACGGCCGAGCTGGCCGCGCGCGGCATCGCCGACGAAACCAAGCTGGAGGCTGGCAAGGCCGAACAGGCGCAAGGCCTGATGCCCGATGGCGCGGTGATCATCGCCGCCATCACCAGCTGCACCAACACCTCCAACCCGCGCAACGTGATCGCCGCCGGCCTGATCGCGCGTAATGCCAACGCGCGTGGACTGACCCGCAAGCCGTGGGTCAAAACTTCGCTGGCGCCAGGCTCCAAGGCCGTGCAGCTGTACCTGGAAGAAGCCAGGCTGCTGCCGGAGCTGGAACACCTGGGCTTCGGCATCGTCGCCTTCGCCTGCACGACCTGCAATGGCATGAGTGGCGCGCTGGATCCGAAGATCCAGCAGGAAGTGATCGACCGCGACCTGTACGCCACCGCGGTGCTGTCAGGCAACCGCAACTTCGATGGCCGCATCCATCCGTATGCCAAGCAGGCATTCCTGGCCTCGCCACCGCTGGTGGTGGCCTATGCGATTGCCGGCACCGTGCGCTTCGACATCGAAAAGGACGTGCTGGGCCTGGATCACGACGGCAAGCCGGTCACACTGAAGGACATCTGGCCCAGTGATGCGGAGATCGATGCCATCGTCGCCGCGAGCGTCAAGCCCGAGCACTTCCGCCAGGTCTACGACCCGATGTTCGCGCGCACCGCGCAGACCGGCGCGAAGATCGATCCGCTGTATGCGTGGCGCCCGCAGAGCACCTACATCCGGCGTCCACCGTACTGGGAAGGCGCATTGGCGGGCGAACGCACGCTGCGTGGCATGCGGCCGCTGGCGGTGCTGGGCGACAACATCACCACCGACCATCTGTCGCCATCCAACGCGATCCTGGGCAGCAGCGCGGCCGGCGAATACCTGGCGAAGATGGGCTTGCCGGAGGAAGACTTCAATTCCTACGCCACCCATCGCGGCGACCACCTCACTGCTCAGCGTGCGACCTTCGCCAATCCGAAACTGATCAATGAAATGGCTGTGGTAGACGGGCAGGTCAAGCCCGGTTCGTTGACCCGGATCGAACCGGACGGGCAGGTCACGCGCATGTGGGAAGCGATCGAAACCTACATGGAGCGCAAGCAGCCGTTGATCATCATTGCCGGTGCCGACTATGGCCAGGGCAGTTCGCGCGACTGGGCTGCCAAGGGCGTGCGCCTGGCCGGCGTGGAAGCCATCGTCGCCGAAGGCTTCGAACGCATCCACCGCACCAATCTGGTCGGGATGGGCGTGCTGCCGTTGGAGTTCAAGCCCGGGACCGACCGCAAGACGCTGGGCATCGACGGCACCGAAACCTTCGACGTGATCGGCACGCCGACGCCGCGTGCCGACCTGCAACTGGTGATTCATCGCAAAGACGGCGCGCGCCAGGAGGTCAGTGTGACCTGCCGCCTGGACACGGCAGAAGAAGTCGCCATCTACGACGCCGGCGGCGTGTTGCAGCGCTTCGCGCAGGACTTCCTGGCCTCGGCAAAAGCGGCTTAA
- a CDS encoding DUF4124 domain-containing protein: MRLILLLGLCLLTEGAGAQSVYKCRDAAGTVVYQSDACAGITEKQWTTDPNIGATTTERNAAERSIERDRQYLKSSNRVPAARSTRRSHAPRASAPSPCERARQARAAAHERKGVRWSYSDASSWDARVFKVCR; the protein is encoded by the coding sequence ATGAGATTGATCCTGCTGCTGGGACTGTGCCTGTTGACGGAAGGTGCCGGCGCACAGTCCGTCTACAAATGCCGTGATGCGGCCGGCACCGTCGTCTACCAGTCCGATGCCTGTGCCGGGATCACCGAGAAGCAATGGACGACGGACCCCAACATCGGAGCGACCACGACAGAGCGCAACGCGGCCGAGCGCAGCATCGAGCGCGACCGTCAGTACCTGAAGTCCAGCAACCGCGTTCCCGCCGCGCGCAGTACCCGACGTTCCCATGCGCCACGGGCCAGCGCGCCCAGTCCCTGCGAACGCGCGCGCCAGGCGCGTGCAGCCGCGCACGAGCGCAAGGGCGTGCGCTGGTCCTACAGCGACGCTTCGTCCTGGGATGCACGGGTGTTCAAGGTCTGTCGCTGA
- the lolA gene encoding outer membrane lipoprotein chaperone LolA, which produces MIRMLRLAVLGTALLAGTALAGARDELTTFTTGLKGLDGQFAQKTFNGNGSLKERSSGRVALSTPDLFRWEYAKPYEQLIVADGKKVWLYEPDLQQVTVRGQGNEAESSPLAALLKPKELDAKFDVSEGPAEQGLQWMTLTPKRDDSATGFQIAKLGFSNGQLMRMDVTDAVGQRTEVDFTNWKRNPSFATGTFSYKPAAGVDVVGDGN; this is translated from the coding sequence ATGATCCGCATGCTGCGATTGGCCGTCCTGGGCACGGCGCTGCTGGCCGGCACCGCCTTGGCCGGTGCACGCGACGAGCTGACGACTTTCACCACGGGCTTGAAAGGGCTCGATGGCCAGTTCGCGCAGAAGACCTTCAACGGCAACGGCAGCCTGAAGGAACGCTCCAGCGGCCGGGTTGCGCTGTCCACGCCGGACCTGTTCCGCTGGGAGTACGCAAAGCCCTACGAGCAGCTGATCGTCGCCGATGGCAAGAAGGTGTGGCTGTATGAGCCCGACCTGCAGCAGGTCACCGTGCGCGGCCAGGGCAACGAGGCCGAGTCCAGTCCGCTGGCGGCGCTGCTCAAGCCGAAGGAGCTGGACGCAAAGTTCGACGTGTCCGAAGGTCCGGCCGAGCAGGGCCTGCAGTGGATGACCCTGACGCCCAAGCGCGATGACTCGGCGACCGGTTTCCAGATCGCCAAGCTGGGCTTTTCCAACGGCCAGCTGATGCGCATGGACGTGACCGATGCAGTCGGCCAGCGCACCGAAGTGGACTTCACCAACTGGAAGCGCAACCCATCCTTCGCCACCGGCACCTTCAGCTACAAGCCTGCCGCCGGCGTGGACGTGGTCGGCGACGGCAACTGA
- a CDS encoding M14 family metallocarboxypeptidase, whose product MNPATPFPIGTPGKPWGTAEKAEWRSRQVVRRSYQQEVVEPIKKLRDHFDVLQYGQLDYAPDQFPLYAVRSRDWDDTLPTALVTGGVHGYETSGVQGALQFLRQHAADYAGRYNLLIAPCISPWGYERIQRWNADAVDPNRSFHADSPAQESAALMQLVAPLDGQVLVHIDLHETTDSDESEFRPALAARDGVPYEPDGIPDGFYLVGDSENPQPAFQQAVIAEVAKVTHIAPADGNGQIIGSPVVAPGVINYTVKRSGLCAGVTNATFTTTTEVYPDSPRATPQQCNDAQVAAVRAALDYALAQG is encoded by the coding sequence ATGAATCCAGCGACGCCTTTCCCCATCGGTACACCCGGCAAGCCTTGGGGCACGGCCGAAAAGGCCGAGTGGCGTTCACGCCAGGTCGTCCGGCGCAGCTACCAGCAGGAAGTCGTCGAACCGATCAAAAAATTGCGCGATCACTTCGATGTCCTGCAGTACGGACAGCTCGACTATGCGCCGGACCAGTTCCCTTTGTACGCCGTGCGCAGCCGCGACTGGGACGACACGCTGCCCACGGCCCTGGTCACCGGCGGCGTGCACGGCTATGAAACCAGTGGCGTGCAGGGTGCGCTGCAATTCCTGAGGCAGCATGCAGCCGACTATGCCGGGCGCTACAACCTGCTGATCGCGCCCTGCATCAGCCCCTGGGGTTACGAGCGCATCCAGCGGTGGAACGCCGATGCGGTGGATCCGAACCGTTCGTTCCATGCGGACAGTCCGGCCCAGGAGTCGGCCGCCCTGATGCAGCTGGTCGCGCCACTGGATGGACAGGTCCTGGTGCACATCGACCTGCACGAAACGACCGACAGCGATGAATCCGAATTCCGTCCCGCGCTGGCTGCCCGCGACGGCGTGCCCTATGAACCGGACGGCATTCCCGACGGCTTCTACCTGGTGGGCGACAGCGAGAACCCGCAGCCGGCATTCCAGCAGGCCGTGATCGCGGAGGTGGCCAAGGTGACCCACATCGCGCCAGCCGACGGCAACGGCCAGATCATCGGTTCGCCGGTGGTGGCACCGGGCGTCATCAACTACACCGTCAAACGTTCGGGCCTGTGCGCCGGCGTGACCAATGCCACCTTCACCACGACCACCGAGGTCTACCCGGACAGTCCGCGGGCCACGCCACAACAGTGCAACGACGCGCAGGTCGCCGCCGTACGCGCCGCGCTGGACTACGCGCTGGCGCAGGGCTGA
- the prpF gene encoding 2-methylaconitate cis-trans isomerase PrpF, with translation MAFAAQIRIPATYMRGGTSKGVFFRLQDLPANAQAHGAERDRLLMRVIGSPDPYGKQIDGMGGATSSTSKTVIVSASHRPDHDVDYLFGQVSIDSAFVDWSGNCGNLSAAVGPFAISNGLVDPARVPRDGIATVRIWQANIGKTIIAHVPMVAGAVQETGDFELDGVTFPAAEVQLEFLDPADDAEGDGGAMFPTGNVVDTLEVPGVGSFDATLINAGIPTIFLNAADLGYTGTELQDAINGDPQALARFETIRAHGAVRMGLIDDVSEAAKRQHTPKVAFVAPPAGYTASSGKVVALGDVDLLVRAMSMGKLHHAMMGTAAVAIGTAAAIPGTLVNLAAGGGKRQAVRFGHPSGTLRVGAEATQIDGSWTVRKAIMSRSARVLMEGWVRVPG, from the coding sequence ATGGCATTCGCAGCACAGATCAGGATCCCTGCCACCTACATGCGTGGTGGCACCAGCAAAGGCGTGTTCTTCCGGCTGCAGGACCTGCCGGCCAACGCGCAGGCCCACGGAGCCGAACGCGACCGGTTGCTGATGCGGGTGATCGGCAGTCCCGATCCGTACGGCAAGCAGATCGACGGCATGGGCGGGGCGACTTCTAGCACCAGCAAGACGGTGATCGTCTCGGCCAGCCACCGGCCCGATCACGATGTCGACTACCTGTTCGGCCAGGTGTCCATCGACAGTGCATTCGTCGACTGGAGCGGCAACTGCGGCAACCTGTCGGCGGCGGTCGGTCCATTCGCAATCAGCAATGGCCTGGTCGATCCGGCGCGCGTGCCGCGCGATGGCATTGCCACCGTGCGGATCTGGCAGGCCAATATCGGCAAGACCATCATCGCGCACGTGCCGATGGTTGCAGGCGCGGTGCAGGAAACCGGCGACTTCGAACTCGATGGCGTGACCTTTCCCGCGGCCGAAGTGCAGCTGGAATTCCTCGACCCGGCCGATGATGCAGAAGGCGACGGCGGGGCAATGTTCCCCACCGGCAACGTGGTCGACACGCTGGAAGTGCCGGGCGTCGGCAGCTTCGACGCGACCCTGATCAACGCCGGCATTCCCACGATCTTCCTCAACGCCGCCGACCTCGGCTACACCGGTACCGAACTGCAGGACGCCATCAATGGCGATCCACAAGCGCTGGCCAGGTTTGAAACCATCCGTGCCCATGGCGCGGTGCGCATGGGCCTGATCGATGACGTCAGCGAAGCGGCCAAGCGCCAGCACACGCCCAAGGTCGCCTTTGTTGCGCCACCTGCGGGCTACACCGCGTCCAGCGGTAAAGTGGTGGCACTGGGCGATGTCGACCTGCTGGTGCGTGCGATGTCGATGGGCAAGCTGCACCACGCGATGATGGGCACGGCTGCCGTGGCCATCGGCACGGCGGCGGCCATTCCCGGCACGCTGGTGAACCTGGCTGCCGGCGGCGGCAAGCGCCAGGCCGTGCGCTTCGGCCATCCCTCCGGCACCTTGCGGGTTGGCGCCGAAGCGACCCAGATCGATGGAAGCTGGACCGTGCGCAAGGCGATCATGAGCCGCAGTGCGCGCGTGTTGATGGAAGGTTGGGTACGCGTTCCGGGTTGA
- a CDS encoding replication-associated recombination protein A has translation MARAKTFPSDTPDLLSVDRSAMQPLAERMRPRTLDEMVGQRRLLAPGTALRRAVESGHVHSMILWGPPGCGKTTLALLLARYADAEFKAISAVLSGLPEVRQVLAEAAHRFAEGRRTVLFVDEVHRFNKGQQDAFLPHIERGTILFVGATTENPSFELNSALLSRCRVHVMEAVSATDIAQALRHALDDGERGLAGQALSVSDAALAQIAGAADGDVRRALTLLEIAAELAADEAGEITEATLVQVLADRTRRFDKGGEQFYDQISALHKSVRSSNPDSALYWLTRMLDGGCDRAYLARRLTRMAVEDIGLADPRAQQMALEAWDIYERLGSPEGELALAQLVLYLASTAKSNAGYAAFNLAKREVAETGTQEVPMHLRNAPTKLMKGLGYGDGYQYDHDAEGGIALDQTGFPDAMGERIYYEPVERGLEIKLKQKLDALRAARAQARAGKGKA, from the coding sequence GTGGCCAGAGCCAAGACCTTTCCCAGCGATACGCCAGACCTGCTGAGCGTCGACCGCAGCGCGATGCAGCCGCTGGCCGAGCGCATGCGTCCGCGCACCCTGGACGAAATGGTTGGCCAGCGCCGGCTGCTGGCGCCGGGCACCGCGCTGCGCCGCGCGGTCGAATCCGGCCATGTGCATTCGATGATCCTGTGGGGCCCGCCGGGCTGCGGCAAGACCACCCTGGCGCTGTTGTTGGCGCGTTATGCCGATGCTGAGTTCAAGGCGATCTCTGCGGTCCTGTCCGGGCTTCCGGAAGTGCGCCAGGTGCTGGCCGAGGCCGCGCATCGGTTCGCCGAAGGCCGGCGCACGGTGTTGTTCGTCGACGAGGTCCACCGCTTCAACAAGGGCCAGCAGGATGCGTTCCTGCCGCATATCGAGCGCGGTACGATCCTGTTCGTCGGCGCCACCACCGAGAACCCTTCGTTCGAGTTGAATTCCGCGCTGCTGTCGCGCTGCCGCGTGCATGTGATGGAAGCGGTGTCCGCGACCGACATTGCCCAGGCGCTGCGACATGCACTGGATGATGGCGAGCGTGGCCTGGCGGGGCAGGCGTTGAGCGTGTCCGATGCCGCGCTGGCGCAGATTGCCGGTGCCGCCGATGGCGACGTTCGCCGTGCACTGACCCTGCTGGAGATCGCCGCCGAACTGGCTGCAGACGAAGCCGGTGAGATCACCGAAGCGACGCTGGTGCAGGTGCTGGCCGACCGCACGCGTCGCTTCGACAAGGGCGGCGAGCAGTTCTACGACCAGATCTCGGCGCTGCATAAATCCGTGCGCAGCTCCAATCCCGATTCTGCGCTGTACTGGCTGACCCGCATGCTCGATGGCGGCTGCGACCGCGCTTATCTGGCGCGCCGGTTGACGCGCATGGCGGTCGAGGACATCGGCCTGGCCGACCCGCGCGCGCAGCAGATGGCGCTGGAAGCCTGGGACATCTACGAGCGCCTGGGCAGCCCCGAAGGCGAACTCGCCCTGGCCCAGTTGGTGCTGTATCTGGCGTCCACCGCCAAATCCAACGCGGGCTACGCCGCCTTCAATCTGGCCAAGCGCGAAGTGGCCGAGACCGGCACGCAGGAGGTCCCGATGCACCTGCGCAACGCGCCGACCAAGCTGATGAAGGGCCTGGGCTACGGCGACGGTTACCAGTACGACCACGATGCCGAAGGTGGCATCGCGCTGGACCAGACCGGCTTTCCCGATGCGATGGGCGAGCGGATCTATTACGAACCGGTCGAGCGTGGCCTGGAAATCAAACTCAAGCAGAAGCTCGATGCCCTGCGTGCCGCCCGTGCGCAAGCGCGGGCCGGGAAAGGAAAAGCATGA